Proteins from a genomic interval of Uloborus diversus isolate 005 chromosome 4, Udiv.v.3.1, whole genome shotgun sequence:
- the LOC129220123 gene encoding actin-related protein 2/3 complex subunit 4 has translation MSATLRPYLTAVRHTLNAAMCLENFSSQVVERHNKPEVEVRSGKELLLTPVVISRNEKEKVLIEGSINSLRISIAIKQADEIEKILCHKFMRFMMMRAENFIVLRRKPIEGYDISFLITNFHTEQMYKHKLVDFVIHFMEEIDKEISEMKLALNARARICAEEFLKRF, from the exons atg TCTGCTACCCTGAGACCTTACCTTACTGCCGTCAGGCACACATTAAATGCTGCAATGTGTTTGGAAAATTTTTCATCACAAGTCGTAGAAAGGCATAACAAGCCGGAAGTAGAAGTAAG GAGTGGAAAAGAGTTACTGCTTACACCTGTGGTCATAAGCCGTAACGAAAAGGAGAAAGTCTTAATTGAAGGCTCAATAAATTCTTTACGAATCAGTATTGCAATTAAACAGGCtgatgaaattgaaaagattctgTGTCATAAGTTTATGAGGTTCATGATGATGCGAGCTGAAAACTTTATTGTTCTTCGAAGAAAACCTATTGAG gGTTATGACATTTCATTTCTTATAACAAACTTCCATACTGAACAAATGTATAAACATAAATTAGTGGATTTTGTCATCCATTTCATGGAAGAAATAGATAAAGAAATTAGTGAAATGAAATTAGCTTTGAATGCAAGGGCTCGAATTTGTGCTGAAGAGTTTCTAAAAAGA